One region of Mycobacterium riyadhense genomic DNA includes:
- a CDS encoding enoyl-CoA hydratase/isomerase family protein: MTVLTLSSGRVNALDVELLGELTDAIRQRAWSGGGALVVTGAGRVYCAGVDLNRVLEGGAEYTDRLVPALAEAFEAMFGYPGPTVAAINGAAIAGGCVLACACDRRVISPDAQIGASEVRVGVPFPVAALEVMRYACGDHAEEVLLGGRNYRGAEAVARGLAHSVVAEGLIEAAVAEASDLGDIPADAYRHTKAQLRGPTLARIRESSDVDREVRELWGADQTRQLIADYLERLRRR, encoded by the coding sequence GTGACCGTGTTGACCCTGTCATCGGGACGGGTGAACGCCCTCGATGTCGAGCTGCTGGGGGAGCTGACCGACGCCATCCGGCAACGGGCGTGGTCGGGTGGTGGCGCGCTGGTAGTCACCGGGGCCGGCCGGGTGTACTGCGCCGGCGTCGACCTCAACCGCGTTCTCGAGGGCGGGGCCGAATACACCGATCGGTTGGTCCCGGCGCTCGCGGAGGCGTTCGAGGCCATGTTCGGCTATCCGGGACCGACGGTGGCCGCGATCAACGGGGCCGCCATCGCCGGCGGATGTGTGCTTGCGTGCGCCTGCGACCGACGCGTGATCAGCCCCGATGCGCAGATCGGGGCATCGGAGGTACGTGTTGGAGTGCCGTTTCCCGTCGCCGCTCTGGAGGTGATGCGCTACGCATGCGGCGACCACGCCGAGGAAGTGCTGCTCGGTGGCCGCAATTATCGGGGAGCCGAGGCGGTCGCCAGGGGACTTGCGCACAGCGTCGTCGCCGAGGGTCTCATCGAGGCTGCCGTAGCGGAGGCGTCCGACCTCGGTGACATTCCGGCCGATGCCTACCGCCACACCAAGGCCCAGCTACGCGGTCCAACCTTGGCGCGGATCCGCGAATCTAGCGACGTGGACCGCGAGGTCCGCGAACTCTGGGGTGCCGACCAAACACGCCAGCTCATCGCCGACTACTTGGAGCGTCTGCGGCGCCGTTAG
- a CDS encoding lipoprotein LpqH, translated as MGCASALVGCSSGGHTASPASSVSTGGGGTVVQVGGTDLPGLNPASVTCVKQAGKINIGSGSTGGQQQALAVVMTDANPPTVDSLALVVDGNALSVADNMGAKVGSAKVSVDGKTYTITGQAQGADLKNPMAGMITKDFNIKVSCG; from the coding sequence ATTGGCTGCGCATCGGCGCTGGTGGGTTGCTCCAGCGGCGGCCACACAGCCAGCCCGGCATCGAGCGTTTCCACCGGCGGTGGCGGCACCGTTGTCCAGGTTGGCGGAACTGACCTCCCCGGCTTGAACCCCGCCTCGGTGACCTGCGTCAAGCAGGCCGGGAAAATCAACATCGGCAGTGGCTCCACTGGAGGCCAGCAACAGGCGTTGGCGGTGGTGATGACGGACGCGAATCCCCCGACGGTCGATTCCCTGGCACTCGTTGTCGATGGCAATGCCCTATCGGTCGCCGACAACATGGGCGCCAAGGTCGGCTCGGCGAAGGTGTCGGTGGACGGCAAGACCTACACCATCACGGGTCAGGCACAGGGCGCCGACTTGAAGAATCCGATGGCGGGGATGATCACCAAGGACTTCAACATCAAGGTGTCCTGCGGTTGA
- a CDS encoding CHAT domain-containing protein has protein sequence MSDPDRLTLVLRYADVGIATYASLRIVGQPAKTVTWVVEEPILLAALQELTDALPEPHGAESGRDAIERALARGPFAAPDTELTAAYILGVLLIGPAGWQLLAECVASPRPILFVSPSARLARVPWGLLAIPKSGPSKEELVRARYEAITASGTAAARIPWRLDDINEHTDGYRLMELVDVLMAVPQNIVHAQRAPARWDARQDRPPVLILDPRIPGQRPDSALGSVLGRPSDQTPLARHFAEVMHRRAVFPEVDNAVELFRRQDADRRWLTHVLAQRPSRLMYVGHASSAASQADRAALHLACAAQLPGDADAIGDHRPLTASDLMSLQLPMPPRVALLACASGGDYRFDEATGLVAAMILGGAQLVTATLWSLPTTAAYRQFACASADLTDPMTQVVVAVDRAHEAVDAGCAVNRWQREQMRLWRDGTVTASPLYWGALVTFAVDGAR, from the coding sequence ATGAGCGACCCGGACCGACTGACTCTGGTCCTGCGCTACGCCGACGTCGGCATCGCCACGTACGCCAGTTTGCGGATAGTCGGACAACCCGCAAAGACCGTCACCTGGGTGGTGGAGGAACCGATCCTGCTGGCAGCCTTGCAAGAACTGACCGATGCCCTGCCCGAACCCCACGGCGCCGAAAGCGGTCGGGACGCCATCGAGCGAGCCTTGGCCAGGGGTCCATTCGCGGCGCCGGACACCGAACTGACGGCCGCCTACATCCTGGGCGTGCTGCTGATCGGTCCGGCGGGGTGGCAGCTGCTGGCGGAGTGCGTCGCATCGCCGCGCCCGATTCTGTTCGTCTCACCCAGTGCCCGGCTGGCACGTGTCCCCTGGGGACTGTTGGCGATCCCGAAATCTGGCCCAAGCAAAGAAGAACTGGTGCGAGCGCGCTACGAAGCCATTACCGCCAGTGGAACGGCGGCAGCCCGGATCCCATGGCGGCTTGACGACATCAACGAGCACACCGACGGCTATCGCCTGATGGAGCTGGTCGACGTGCTGATGGCGGTCCCCCAGAACATCGTGCACGCGCAGCGAGCCCCCGCGCGATGGGACGCCAGGCAAGACCGTCCACCCGTCCTGATTCTGGATCCTCGGATACCCGGCCAGCGCCCGGATTCCGCGCTCGGGTCGGTGCTCGGTAGGCCCTCGGATCAAACACCATTGGCGCGCCACTTCGCCGAAGTGATGCACCGTCGCGCGGTGTTCCCGGAAGTCGACAACGCGGTCGAATTATTCCGCCGACAGGATGCCGACCGCAGGTGGTTGACGCACGTGTTGGCGCAGCGCCCGAGTCGGCTGATGTATGTCGGCCATGCAAGTTCAGCTGCTAGCCAGGCTGATCGAGCGGCGCTCCATCTGGCTTGCGCCGCACAGCTTCCCGGAGACGCCGACGCCATCGGTGACCACCGTCCGCTCACCGCGTCGGACCTGATGTCACTGCAGCTACCCATGCCACCGCGAGTAGCGTTGCTGGCCTGCGCATCCGGTGGCGACTACCGATTCGACGAGGCGACCGGCCTGGTGGCGGCGATGATCCTGGGCGGGGCTCAGTTGGTGACGGCGACGTTGTGGTCACTGCCCACTACCGCAGCCTATCGGCAGTTCGCCTGCGCTAGCGCAGATCTGACTGATCCGATGACCCAGGTGGTTGTTGCGGTGGATCGCGCACACGAGGCCGTCGACGCCGGGTGTGCGGTGAATCGTTGGCAACGAGAACAAATGCGGTTATGGCGGGACGGGACCGTCACCGCCAGCCCGCTGTATTGGGGCGCGCTGGTCACTTTCGCTGTCGACGGTGCACGATAA